The nucleotide window GCTCGTAATGAGTTCGGCTTTATGCGCATGTGGTCCATTTACCCAACACAAATTCAAGCCATCGTTGACGCGATGAAACCAAACTATGAAGAAGTTGAAGACGCCGAAGCGATTTTATTGGCGGCGCAGCAAAATGCTTGGGGACCGATTCAACATAAAGGTGAACTGCACGATCGTGCGACCTATCGCTATTACTGGCAATTATTGCAACGTGCACAAGTCAGTGGCATTGAGATAGGGCAAGCTGCTCGAATGGCGTTTTTCTAAGCCGCTAATATTGCCTCACAGAGGTCGGTTAAATTAATGATGGTCAAAGCCTTATCAAGTGGTAAGGCTTTGCTATATATGGCATTATAAAGTCAACATTTACTGATCAGACCACCTATGACTAACACCAATGTGGGCTTCGCCCTTAAATTAATCGACGATGTCGAAACGCCATTATCACAACGCTTAGAATTAATTGAAAAACCAATTCCAGCACTAAAGCCTGGGCAAGTGTTGGTGAAAATGTTGGCAGCACCAATCAATCCATCTGATTTAGTCTACCTGATGGGCAAATATGGCTTGCCACCGGTTGATGGTGCATACGCTGGATTCGAAGGTTGTGGCGAAGTTATTGATGCCAACGCCGGATTGTATGGCAAATATTTAAAAGGTAAACGTGTCGCTTTATCGGCAGCGCCGGGCGGCGACGGGGTTTGGGGTAAATACGCTATTACCTACGCGAACTACTGTTTACCGGTTCGCAAAGAGTTGACCGATGCGCAAGCGGCAACCCTGATCGTTAACCCATGTACATCGGTGTGTTTGGTTGAACGCGCTAAACAATTGGGTGCTAAAGCGATCGTATTAAACGCCGCAGCAAGCCAAGTCGGTAAAGGCGTTATTCGCTATGCAAAATTGCAAGGAATCAAAACCATTGCCACGGTACGTTCAGCAAAAAACGTTGCCGTTTTAAAGGATTTAGACGCAGATCGAGTACTGTTGGCTGAAGATGGTGACTTTAAAGCGCAATTGAAACAAGCTTGCATTGACCTAAAAGCGAGTGTGTTTCTTGACGCTGTTGCCGATAAAGATACACCGCGAGTAATGTCACAAATGGGCAAGGGCGCAACGGCGATTGTTTATGGTCGACTCACAGAAACATTACACCCTTTTGGTGGTTACTTCTCGGTATCGGATTTATTGTTTAAAGACCAGCACATCGAAGGCTTTTGGCTAGCGACTTATATTGGTAAAGCCAACCCATTACAGGTCTTGGCTTTATCGCGCAAAGTGCAAAAGCTGTTCAGTGACGGTATTTTTGAGACCGATGTTTACGGCCACTTTAAGCCACAACAATTTTTGTCGGCGTTAGAGCATTATGCTGTACACAAAAGTGATGGCAAAGTATTGCTAACGTTTGATTAAAACAGGCAAAAGCGGCGCAATACCAAGCTCATTAAACTCATCGTCGGCCTCTATCCAGCATGATTCACTGTAGTGCTCGAAGTGTAAGACAAAGTCTTGCTCGGCAAAGCGAAAACGACAATCGAAACGATCGGCTCCGGCTATCGTTTCAATGACTTGATGTTCACCAAGTTTGCCGAGGATCTCCTGGCTTAAGGAAAGAGCTTGTTCTTGGTCCCATTGGTTAGCCAAATCGAGGCGAACTGTATGACTGTTAATCTGTGTTAGTTTCATTATTTTCTTCAAAATGCTTGGCGTCTTTATCGTTTTTTCCGTTGTTACTGCATTCGCTATGTTTTGTAGCTCATGCCGCTTACCGCTTTGTGGTTAGGTGCCACAAAAGGTGCGGTAATGACGATCACCATCGGCCGGTAAATCCTGATATTTTCCTGTATCTTGTTGCTGCTGATACGGTGAACTCATCACCGTTAAAAACTCGTCAATGTGGGTGCTATCATCTACTTGCTGTAAGGCATTGTCATAGCTTTGAGTTATGATTGCCTCGACATGATGGTTACGCGGAATCACCAGTGGGTTAGTTTTGCGCATTAAGGCAACGGTTTGCTGCACATCATTTATCTGTTGCTGCCAACTTACCAGCCATGCCTGCAAAACCTGCGGTACCGCTTGTGCCAATTGCTGGTCAGATAACGATTGCTCGAGCTGAACAAACGTCGCGGTATAGTCGAGCTGCTCTTCTTGCATGATGTTCAGCAGTTGTTCAACTAATTGCAGCGTCGTCTTGTTTACATCGATTAAGCCAATTTTATTGACCATCATGGCATTATTAGCGTCATTAAATTTATCGCTAAATGCCATAATTATCGGTTTCACTTTTGCCACAGCCTGCTCGCTATCTGCATCAATCAGCGGCAATAATGTTTCCGCGAAACGTGCCATATTCCACTGACAAATAGCCGGTTGGTTACCATAAGCATAACGGCCATTTTGGTCAATCGAGCTAAACACGGTACCCGGGTGGTAGTCCGCCATCATGGCGCATGGACCATAATCAATAGTCTCGCCGCTAATCGCAGTGTTATCGGTATTCATTACGCCATGAATAAAGCCTACTCGCAGCCAATGCACCACCAATTCAATTTGTTTGTCGATAACCGCCGCTAAAAATTCAAGTAGATAATCTTCATTGCTTATGTCGATATGTGAATAATGGCGCTCGATGGCAAAGTTGGCTAAGGTTTTTACGCTGTCAAAATCGTTACGAGCGGCAAAATATTGAAAGCTGCCAACTCGTATATGACTGCTCGCTACTCGG belongs to Thalassotalea sp. HSM 43 and includes:
- a CDS encoding protein adenylyltransferase SelO, which produces MLEFQNSYLTLGSQFYQNIVPAQPDKPTTLLFNNKLAQELNFPDAFINDKSAVSKLFSGDLSGQQITPVALAYAGHQFGHFNPQLGDGRAHLLGEIIDQHNKVQEIQLKGSGQTPFSRQGDGKCALGPAVREYVMSEAMFALGVPTSRCLSVVRTNEVVFREQALPGAVVSRVASSHIRVGSFQYFAARNDFDSVKTLANFAIERHYSHIDISNEDYLLEFLAAVIDKQIELVVHWLRVGFIHGVMNTDNTAISGETIDYGPCAMMADYHPGTVFSSIDQNGRYAYGNQPAICQWNMARFAETLLPLIDADSEQAVAKVKPIIMAFSDKFNDANNAMMVNKIGLIDVNKTTLQLVEQLLNIMQEEQLDYTATFVQLEQSLSDQQLAQAVPQVLQAWLVSWQQQINDVQQTVALMRKTNPLVIPRNHHVEAIITQSYDNALQQVDDSTHIDEFLTVMSSPYQQQQDTGKYQDLPADGDRHYRTFCGT
- a CDS encoding DUF3630 family protein, which encodes MKLTQINSHTVRLDLANQWDQEQALSLSQEILGKLGEHQVIETIAGADRFDCRFRFAEQDFVLHFEHYSESCWIEADDEFNELGIAPLLPVLIKR
- a CDS encoding zinc-binding dehydrogenase codes for the protein MTNTNVGFALKLIDDVETPLSQRLELIEKPIPALKPGQVLVKMLAAPINPSDLVYLMGKYGLPPVDGAYAGFEGCGEVIDANAGLYGKYLKGKRVALSAAPGGDGVWGKYAITYANYCLPVRKELTDAQAATLIVNPCTSVCLVERAKQLGAKAIVLNAAASQVGKGVIRYAKLQGIKTIATVRSAKNVAVLKDLDADRVLLAEDGDFKAQLKQACIDLKASVFLDAVADKDTPRVMSQMGKGATAIVYGRLTETLHPFGGYFSVSDLLFKDQHIEGFWLATYIGKANPLQVLALSRKVQKLFSDGIFETDVYGHFKPQQFLSALEHYAVHKSDGKVLLTFD